A region from the Lycium barbarum isolate Lr01 chromosome 8, ASM1917538v2, whole genome shotgun sequence genome encodes:
- the LOC132605949 gene encoding elongation factor 1-alpha-like gives MGKEKVHINIVVIGHVDSGKSTTTGHLIYKLGGIDKRVIERFEKEAAEMNKRSFKYAWVLDKLKAERERGITIDIALWKFETTKYYCTVIDAPGHRDFIKNMITGTSQADCAVLIIDSTTGGFEAGISKDGQTREHALLAFTLGVKQMICCCNKMDATTPKYSKARYDEIVKEVSSYLKKVGYNPDKVPFVPISGFEGDNMIERSTNLDWYKGPTLLEALDQINEPKRPSDKPLRLPLQDVYKIGGIGTVPVGRVETGVIKPGMVVTFGPTGLTTEVKSVEMHHEALQEALPGDNVGFNVKNVAVKDLKRGFVASNSKDDPAKGAASFTSQVIIMNHPGQIGNGYAPVLDCHTSHIAVKFSEILTKIDRRSGKELEKEPKFLKNGDAGMVKMIPTKPMVVETFSEYPPLGRFAVRDMRQTVAVGVIKSVDKKDPTGAKVTKAALKKK, from the exons ATGGGTAAAGAGAAGGTTCACATCAACATTGTGGTCATTGGCCATGTCGACTCCGGAAAGTCGACCACCACCGGTCACTTGATCTACAAGCTTGGTGGTATCGACAAGCGTGTTATTGAGAGGTTCGAGAAGGAGGCTGCTGAGATGAACAAGAGGTCATTCAAGTACGCCTGGGTGCTTGACAAGCTCAAGGCTGAGCGTGAGCGTGGTATCACCATTGATATTGCTTTGTGGAAGTTTGAGACCACCAAGTACTACTGCACTGTGATTGATGCCCCCGGACACAGGGATTTCATCAAGAATATGATCACTGGTACCTCCCAGGCTGACTGTGCCGTCCTGATTATTGACTCCACAACTGGTGGTTTTGAAGCTGGTATCTCTAAAGATGGTCAGACCCGTGAACATGCGTTGCTTGCTTTCACCCTTGGTGTCAAGCAAATGATTTGCTGCTGCAACAAG ATGGATGCTACCACCCCCAAGTACTCCAAGGCTAGGTATGATGAAATCGTGAAGGAAGTTTCTTCCTACCTCAAGAAGGTTGGTTACAACCCTGACAAGGTCCCCTTTGTCCCCATCTCCGGTTTCGAAGGAGATAATATGATTGAGAGGTCTACCAACCTCGACTGGTACAAGGGCCCAACCCTCCTTGAGGCTCTCGACCAGATTAATGAGCCCAAGAGGCCATCAGACAAGCCCCTCCGTCTTCCACTTCAGGATGTTTACAAGATTGGTGGTATTGGTACCGTCCCTGTTGGTCGTGTGGAGACTGGTGTAATCAAGCCTGGTATGGTTGTGACCTTTGGCCCTACTGGTCTGACAACTGAAGTCAAGTCTGTAGAGATGCACCACGAAGCTCTCCAGGAGGCACTCCCTGGTGACAATGTTGGGTTCAATGTTAAGAACGTTGCTGTGAAGGATCTCAAGCGTGGTTTTGTTGCCTCAAACTCGAAGGATGACCCAGCCAAGGGGGCAGCCAGCTTCACCTCCCAGGTCATCATTATGAACCATCCTGGCCAGATTGGAAATGGATATGCACCGGTGCTCGACTGCCACACTTCCCACATTGCTGTCAAGTTTTCTGAGATCTTGACCAAGATTGACAGGCGATCGGGTAAGGAACTCGAGAAGGAGCCTAAGTTCTTGAAGAATGGTGATGCTGGTATGGTTAAGATGATTCCCACCAAGCCTATGGTTGTTGAGACCTTCTCTGAGTACCCACCATTGGGTCGTTTTGCCGTGAGAGACATGAGGCAAACTGTTGCTGTTGGTGTCATCAAAAGTGTTGACAAGAAGGACCCAACCGGTGCCAAGGTCACCAAGGCTGCCCTGAAGAAAAAGTGA